Proteins co-encoded in one Salvia splendens isolate huo1 chromosome 4, SspV2, whole genome shotgun sequence genomic window:
- the LOC121797914 gene encoding protein NRT1/ PTR FAMILY 5.2-like isoform X2 encodes MQMEERGTGDYTNDGTLDLKGRPVLISSTGKWKACYFIVGYEVFERMAYYGIASNLVIYLTTKLHQGTVESANNVTNWIGTVWMTPLIGAYIADTYLGRYWTFLIASSIYLMGMVLVTLVVSLPALRPPSCGDGVKEQDCDKKASTIQIGIFFLALYIIAIGTGGTKPNISTMGADQFDDCEPKERLQKLSFFNWWMFSIFLGTLFSNTFLIYIQDNVGWSVGYALPTTGLAVAIMVFIAGTRYYRHKPPQGSPLTQMARVLVATVRKWGVVSPHDPKELYELPLDEYSSAGHDRLDHTPCLSFLDKAAVETGSRSPWMLSPVTQVEKTKQMVKMIPILAATFIPSTMLAQTHTLFIKQGTTLERAIGPHFEIPPACLSAFTTIFMLITLVIYDRVFVPLARRRTKNPRGISLLQRMGIGLVLHVVVMATAWLAERRRLSVARENGIFEKDGKVPLSIFILLPQFGLMGVADNFVEVAKLELFYDQAAEGMKSLGTAYAMISLGVGYFLSSFMLSTVADVTKRRGNGWILNNLNASHLDYYYAFCGVLSFLNLGFFLVVAKFFVYNTETEATRHVPETKLIE; translated from the exons ATGCAGATGGAAGAGAGAGGAACAGGGGACTACACAAACGATGGTACACTCGACCTTAAAGGTAGACCGGTTCTCATATCATCGACTGGCAAATGGAAGGCTTGTTACTTCATTGTTG GATACGAAGTATTTGAGAGGATGGCTTACTACGGAATTGCATCAAATCTGGTGATATATCTCACAACAAAGCTCCATCAAGGCACTGTGGAATCAGCAAACAACGTGACTAACTGGATTGGCACAGTTTGGATGACACCCCTTATTGGTGCATACATAGCAGACACTTATCTCGGTCGATATTGGACTTTCCTGATAGCATCTTCCATTTACCTTATG GGAATGGTATTGGTGACTCTCGTTGTCTCGTTGCCAGCCTTAAGACCCCCTTCATGTGGCGATGGGGTGAAAGAACAAGATTGTGACAAGAAGGCTTCAACAATTCAAATAGGCATCTTCTTCCTAGCCTTGTACATAATTGCAATTGGAACTGGTGGGACAAAGCCTAATATCTCAACCATGGGGGCTGACCAATTTGATGACTGTGAGCCTAAAGAGAGGCTCCAAAAGTTGTCCTTCTTCAACTGGTGGATGTTTAGCATCTTTTTAGGCACCCTTTTCTCCAATACTTTCCTCATCTACATCCAAGACAACGTTGGTTGGTCCGTTGGCTACGCACTCCCCACTACCGGCCTTGCAGTAGCCATCATGGTCTTCATTGCTGGGACGCGCTACTACAGGCATAAGCCCCCACAGGGAAGCCCGTTAACTCAGATGGCTAGGGTTCTCGTGGCCACCGTGAGGAAGTGGGGGGTTGTTTCCCCCCATGACCCCAAAGAACTCTATGAGCTGCCCTTGGATGAATACTCGAGCGCTGGCCATGACAGACTCGACCACACTCCTTGTCTCAG CTTTCTAGACAAAGCAGCCGTGGAGACGGGTTCAAGGTCACCGTGGATGCTGTCACCGGTGACTCAAGTGGAGAAGACGAAGCAGATGGTGAAGATGATCCCAATCCTAGCAGCAACATTCATACCAAGCACCATGCttgcacaaacacacacactcttCATCAAGCAAGGGACAACGCTGGAGAGGGCGATCGGTCCACACTTCGAGATCCCTCCAGCCTGCCTCTCCGCATTCACAACCATCTTCATGCTCATCACCCTCGTCATCTACGACCGCGTCTTCGTCCCCCTGGCACGCAGGCGCACCAAAAATCCGCGAGGGATCAGCCTGCTGCAGAGGATGGGAATTGGCCTCGTGCTCCACGTAGTGGTGATGGCGACAGCATGGCTGGCAGAGAGGCGGAGGCTGAGCGTGGCGAGGGAGAACGGGATCTTTGAGAAGGACGGGAAGGTCCCTCTGTCCATATTCATCCTCCTCCCTCAGTTTGGGCTGATGGGAGTGGCGGATAACTTCGTGGAGGTGGCGAAGCTGGAGCTGTTCTACGACCAGGCGGCGGAAGGGATGAAGAGCCTGGGCACAGCATATGCTATGATCAGTTTGGGAGTTGGATATTTCTTGAGCAGTTTCATGCTGTCGACTGTGGCAGATGTTACCAAGAGAAGAGGGAATGGATGGATATTAAACAATCTCAATGCGTCTCACTTGGATTATTACTATGCATTTTGTGGAGTGTTGAGTTTTCTGAATCTTGGTTTCTTTCTAGTTGTTGCCAAGTTTTTCGTTTATAATACGGAGACGGAGGCAACCCGTCATGTACCAGAAACCAAGTTGATTGAATGA
- the LOC121797914 gene encoding protein NRT1/ PTR FAMILY 5.2-like isoform X1, protein MSRMQMEERGTGDYTNDGTLDLKGRPVLISSTGKWKACYFIVGYEVFERMAYYGIASNLVIYLTTKLHQGTVESANNVTNWIGTVWMTPLIGAYIADTYLGRYWTFLIASSIYLMGMVLVTLVVSLPALRPPSCGDGVKEQDCDKKASTIQIGIFFLALYIIAIGTGGTKPNISTMGADQFDDCEPKERLQKLSFFNWWMFSIFLGTLFSNTFLIYIQDNVGWSVGYALPTTGLAVAIMVFIAGTRYYRHKPPQGSPLTQMARVLVATVRKWGVVSPHDPKELYELPLDEYSSAGHDRLDHTPCLSFLDKAAVETGSRSPWMLSPVTQVEKTKQMVKMIPILAATFIPSTMLAQTHTLFIKQGTTLERAIGPHFEIPPACLSAFTTIFMLITLVIYDRVFVPLARRRTKNPRGISLLQRMGIGLVLHVVVMATAWLAERRRLSVARENGIFEKDGKVPLSIFILLPQFGLMGVADNFVEVAKLELFYDQAAEGMKSLGTAYAMISLGVGYFLSSFMLSTVADVTKRRGNGWILNNLNASHLDYYYAFCGVLSFLNLGFFLVVAKFFVYNTETEATRHVPETKLIE, encoded by the exons ATGTCCAGGATGCAGATGGAAGAGAGAGGAACAGGGGACTACACAAACGATGGTACACTCGACCTTAAAGGTAGACCGGTTCTCATATCATCGACTGGCAAATGGAAGGCTTGTTACTTCATTGTTG GATACGAAGTATTTGAGAGGATGGCTTACTACGGAATTGCATCAAATCTGGTGATATATCTCACAACAAAGCTCCATCAAGGCACTGTGGAATCAGCAAACAACGTGACTAACTGGATTGGCACAGTTTGGATGACACCCCTTATTGGTGCATACATAGCAGACACTTATCTCGGTCGATATTGGACTTTCCTGATAGCATCTTCCATTTACCTTATG GGAATGGTATTGGTGACTCTCGTTGTCTCGTTGCCAGCCTTAAGACCCCCTTCATGTGGCGATGGGGTGAAAGAACAAGATTGTGACAAGAAGGCTTCAACAATTCAAATAGGCATCTTCTTCCTAGCCTTGTACATAATTGCAATTGGAACTGGTGGGACAAAGCCTAATATCTCAACCATGGGGGCTGACCAATTTGATGACTGTGAGCCTAAAGAGAGGCTCCAAAAGTTGTCCTTCTTCAACTGGTGGATGTTTAGCATCTTTTTAGGCACCCTTTTCTCCAATACTTTCCTCATCTACATCCAAGACAACGTTGGTTGGTCCGTTGGCTACGCACTCCCCACTACCGGCCTTGCAGTAGCCATCATGGTCTTCATTGCTGGGACGCGCTACTACAGGCATAAGCCCCCACAGGGAAGCCCGTTAACTCAGATGGCTAGGGTTCTCGTGGCCACCGTGAGGAAGTGGGGGGTTGTTTCCCCCCATGACCCCAAAGAACTCTATGAGCTGCCCTTGGATGAATACTCGAGCGCTGGCCATGACAGACTCGACCACACTCCTTGTCTCAG CTTTCTAGACAAAGCAGCCGTGGAGACGGGTTCAAGGTCACCGTGGATGCTGTCACCGGTGACTCAAGTGGAGAAGACGAAGCAGATGGTGAAGATGATCCCAATCCTAGCAGCAACATTCATACCAAGCACCATGCttgcacaaacacacacactcttCATCAAGCAAGGGACAACGCTGGAGAGGGCGATCGGTCCACACTTCGAGATCCCTCCAGCCTGCCTCTCCGCATTCACAACCATCTTCATGCTCATCACCCTCGTCATCTACGACCGCGTCTTCGTCCCCCTGGCACGCAGGCGCACCAAAAATCCGCGAGGGATCAGCCTGCTGCAGAGGATGGGAATTGGCCTCGTGCTCCACGTAGTGGTGATGGCGACAGCATGGCTGGCAGAGAGGCGGAGGCTGAGCGTGGCGAGGGAGAACGGGATCTTTGAGAAGGACGGGAAGGTCCCTCTGTCCATATTCATCCTCCTCCCTCAGTTTGGGCTGATGGGAGTGGCGGATAACTTCGTGGAGGTGGCGAAGCTGGAGCTGTTCTACGACCAGGCGGCGGAAGGGATGAAGAGCCTGGGCACAGCATATGCTATGATCAGTTTGGGAGTTGGATATTTCTTGAGCAGTTTCATGCTGTCGACTGTGGCAGATGTTACCAAGAGAAGAGGGAATGGATGGATATTAAACAATCTCAATGCGTCTCACTTGGATTATTACTATGCATTTTGTGGAGTGTTGAGTTTTCTGAATCTTGGTTTCTTTCTAGTTGTTGCCAAGTTTTTCGTTTATAATACGGAGACGGAGGCAACCCGTCATGTACCAGAAACCAAGTTGATTGAATGA
- the LOC121798659 gene encoding heterogeneous nuclear ribonucleoprotein 1-like, whose protein sequence is MDSFTDEAKLFIGGIAWDTTEERLREHFSHYGEVAHAVVMRDRVTSQPRGFGFVVFSDPSIIPSVLQQTHNIDGRIVEAKRAMSREQQQTMKTGSNSPGGSSVGSDNLKSKKIFVGGLPSTLTEDEFRGYFQDFGSVTDVVIMNDSNTGRPRGFGFISFTTEDSVDRVLQKTFHELKGKLVEVKRALPKDAVTGAGSRGNSRGYGSHFSSNESYNSPLPSSRMLQQTQPTNGGYQPNQPTSGGYPPYSVYGGASYGYAGNSNPGYGAYGGYDVGGHGSANAGYSGPAGVYGNLGSPNTDFLKNQWSSQQAGYGASGYGQTGSYGASVPWSNASRSGASGYAQAGRPPGGASQYVNKGYNFNGYGDDASHAYGGGNAMYPDARKPEN, encoded by the exons ATGGACTCTTTCACCGACGAGGCGAAGCTCTTCATCGGCGGCATAGCCTGGGACACGACGGAGGAGCGTCTCCGAGAACACTTCAGCCACTACGGCGAGGTTGCTCATGCTGTCGTCATGCGCGACAGAGTCACCTCTCAGCCCCGCGGCTTCGGCTTCGTCGTCTTCTCCGATCCCTCCATCATCCCTTCTGTCCTCCAGCAAACGCACAACATCGACGGCCGTATT GTTGAAGCTAAGAGAGCAATGTCAAGAGAACAACAGCAGACTATGAAAACCGGAAGCAATAGTCCTGGAGGAAGTTCTGTAGGGTCTGATAATCTTAAAAGCAAGAAGATATTTGTAGGAGGGTTGCCTTCTACCTTAACCGAAGATGAATTCAGGGGATATTTTCAAGATTTTGGTAGTGTAACTGATGTAGTTATCATGAATGATTCAAATACTGGTCGACCACGTGGGTTTGGTTTCATCAGCTTTACCACAGAAGATTCTGTTGATAGAGTTCTCCAAAAGACCTTTCATGAGCTAAAAGGAAAGCTTGTTGAGGTAAAAAGAGCACTTCCCAAAGATGCAGTCACAGGTGCTGGTTCTCGTGGAAATTCCAGAGGCTACGGTTCACACTTTTCAAGTAATGAATCATACAATAGTCCACTTCCAAGCAGTAGAATGTTACAGCAAACACAACCAACAAATGGTGGTTATCAGCCAAATCAACCAACAAGTGGTGGTTATCCACCTTATTCAGTTTACGGAGGTGCAAGCTATGGTTATGCAGGAAATAGCAATCCTGGCTATGGTGCTTATggtggttatgatgttggtGGTCATGGAAGTGCCAATGCTGGCTATTCTGGTCCAGCAGGTGTTTATGGGAACCTAGGTTCACCAAATACtgatttcttgaaaaatcaatGGAGTAGCCAACAAGCTGGTTATGGTGCCTCTGGATACGGCCAAACTGGTAGCTATGGGGCTTCTGTTCCTTGGAGCAATGCATCGAGGAGTGGTGCCAGTGGTTATGCGCAGGCAGGAAGACCTCCGGGTGGTGCTTCTCAATATGTTAATAAAGGGTACAACTTTAATGGGTATGGGGACGATGCATCTCATGCCTATGGTGGTGGCAATGCAATGTATCCAGATGCTAGGAAACCAGAAAATTGA